One genomic region from Sulfurimonas sp. encodes:
- the gyrA gene encoding DNA gyrase subunit A — protein MSDLLNNDDIQTINIEETLQNSYLDYSMSVIVGRALPDVRDGLKPVHRRILYAMDKLSLSHGAKFKKSARIVGDVIGQYHPHGDNSVYDALVRMAQDFSMRMQLVDGQGNFGSVDGDSAAAMRYTEARMTKYAGELLKDLEKNTVNMTDNYDGTTQEPEVMPTRVPNLLINGSSGIAVGMATNIPPHNPREIMNGLKALLTNPDISLVEIMEHIKAPDFPTGGIIFGKKGIMDAYECGRGRIKVRAKTHIEQKGKREVIVIDELPYQVNKARLIENIANLVKDKMIDGVSEVRDESDRDGMRVVIELKKDTMSEIVLNNLFKQTSMQTTFGIIMLSILNQEPRIFGIIEILKHFINHRKTIIIRRTIFDLEKAKSRAHILEGLKKAIDIIDKIIKTIRGSEDEEDAKNNLVTEYDFSEIQASSIVAMRLGRLTGLQIKKIEEELAELVKLIEYLESILKSEEILHGIINEEFDEVLATYGGNERRTDIEDDYDDIDIEDLIPNEPMVVTITHRGYIKRVPLASYEKQKRGGKGKTAVTTYEDDFIENFFTCNTHDTLLFVTDRGQLHWLKVYRIPEGSRIAKGKAVVNLINLVADEKICSVIPTTDFSEDKGLVFFTQRGVVKRTNLSEFSNIRSNGVRAIVLDDNDTLITAKIANQNVKYLFIVTKLAQCIKFEIEKTREQGRSTRGVRGIKFKHDNDVVIDANIIENDEQEILIIAEKGIGKRTDAGEYRLTNRGGSGVIAMKMTAKTGKNIVGCLMVDEGMDMMALTKAGKMIRVDMQTISKSSRNTSGVYIVKGDDVASVSRCPKQPKEDEEDENPSTSLDLA, from the coding sequence ATGAGTGATTTGCTAAACAATGACGACATTCAAACTATAAATATAGAAGAAACTCTTCAAAATAGTTATCTTGATTATTCTATGAGTGTAATCGTGGGTCGTGCCCTACCAGATGTTCGTGATGGACTTAAACCAGTTCACAGAAGAATTTTATATGCGATGGACAAACTAAGTCTTTCTCATGGTGCAAAATTCAAAAAATCAGCTCGTATAGTTGGTGATGTTATTGGTCAGTACCATCCACATGGGGACAACTCTGTTTATGATGCTCTTGTTCGTATGGCTCAAGATTTTTCTATGCGTATGCAACTTGTTGACGGTCAAGGAAACTTTGGTTCTGTTGATGGAGATAGTGCAGCTGCTATGAGATATACAGAAGCACGAATGACAAAGTATGCTGGTGAACTTCTAAAAGATTTAGAGAAAAACACTGTAAACATGACAGATAACTACGATGGTACTACACAAGAGCCAGAAGTTATGCCTACTCGTGTTCCAAACTTACTTATAAATGGTTCATCAGGAATTGCCGTTGGTATGGCTACAAATATTCCTCCACATAATCCTAGAGAAATTATGAATGGCTTAAAAGCACTTTTAACAAATCCAGATATATCTTTAGTTGAAATTATGGAGCATATAAAAGCACCTGACTTTCCAACCGGTGGTATCATCTTTGGTAAAAAAGGAATCATGGATGCTTATGAATGCGGTCGTGGTCGCATAAAAGTTCGTGCTAAAACTCACATAGAGCAAAAAGGTAAAAGAGAAGTAATCGTAATAGATGAACTTCCTTACCAAGTAAATAAAGCTCGTCTTATTGAAAATATTGCAAACCTAGTAAAAGACAAGATGATAGATGGTGTTTCTGAAGTTCGTGACGAATCAGACAGAGATGGAATGAGAGTCGTTATAGAACTAAAAAAAGATACTATGAGTGAAATAGTTCTTAACAATCTTTTTAAACAAACAAGTATGCAAACGACATTTGGTATCATCATGCTTTCTATATTAAATCAAGAACCTAGAATCTTTGGAATCATAGAAATCTTAAAACACTTTATTAATCACCGTAAAACAATCATAATCCGTCGTACTATTTTTGATTTAGAAAAAGCAAAATCAAGAGCACATATCTTAGAAGGTCTGAAAAAAGCGATAGATATTATAGACAAAATTATTAAAACTATTCGTGGGTCAGAAGATGAAGAAGATGCTAAAAATAATCTTGTGACTGAGTATGATTTTTCTGAGATTCAAGCATCTAGCATTGTTGCAATGAGATTAGGTCGTTTAACTGGTCTACAAATCAAAAAAATCGAAGAAGAATTAGCTGAGTTAGTAAAACTTATAGAGTATCTAGAATCTATCTTAAAAAGTGAAGAGATTCTTCATGGTATCATAAATGAAGAGTTTGATGAAGTTCTCGCAACTTATGGTGGTAATGAAAGAAGAACTGATATAGAAGATGATTATGATGATATAGATATAGAAGACCTTATCCCAAATGAGCCAATGGTTGTTACTATTACACATAGAGGTTACATCAAACGCGTACCTCTAGCATCTTACGAAAAACAAAAACGAGGCGGTAAAGGTAAAACTGCTGTTACAACTTATGAAGATGACTTTATAGAAAACTTCTTTACTTGTAACACTCACGATACTCTACTTTTTGTTACAGACCGTGGTCAACTTCACTGGTTAAAAGTTTACCGTATTCCTGAAGGAAGCAGAATCGCAAAAGGAAAAGCAGTTGTAAATCTTATAAATCTAGTAGCAGATGAAAAAATATGTTCTGTTATACCAACTACAGATTTTAGTGAAGATAAAGGTCTTGTATTTTTCACTCAAAGAGGAGTTGTAAAAAGAACAAATCTAAGTGAATTTTCAAACATAAGAAGTAACGGAGTAAGAGCAATCGTTCTTGATGATAATGACACTCTAATTACAGCAAAAATAGCAAATCAAAATGTTAAATACCTGTTTATCGTTACAAAACTAGCTCAATGTATCAAGTTTGAGATAGAAAAAACAAGAGAGCAAGGTCGTAGCACTCGTGGTGTTAGAGGTATCAAGTTTAAACATGACAACGATGTAGTTATAGATGCTAACATCATAGAAAATGATGAACAAGAGATTTTAATCATTGCAGAGAAAGGTATCGGAAAAAGAACAGATGCTGGTGAGTATCGCTTAACTAACCGTGGTGGTTCTGGTGTTATAGCTATGAAAATGACTGCTAAAACTGGTAAAAATATCGTTGGTTGTCTAATGGTAGATGAAGGTATGGATATGATGGCTCTTACAAAAGCTGGAAAAATGATACGAGTAGATATGCAAACTATCTCTAAATCAAGTAGAAATACTTCTGGTGTATATATAGTAAAAGGTGATGATGTTGCAAGTGTTTCTCGTTGTCCTAAACAGCCTAAGGAAGATGAAGAGGATGAAAATCCATCAACTTCACTTGATTTGGCATAG
- a CDS encoding LPP20 family lipoprotein: protein MKYTLLLIALISASSLVAAPAKTIESYDRMDSIDVQLVDIDTKVSGMNTKVTGIDTKVSDVEDKLASLETKLEQVKENAKTAKEESEQTLSEASDVRISVTGQGVAPMNTSSPAQAYALAKRAATADAYRLIAEKVKGVRIDGQDLIKNMMVKRSTVRTSVKAMVRNANVVETTFKDGLCEVEMEIVLSHAQFAH, encoded by the coding sequence ATGAAATACACTCTACTTCTAATAGCACTTATTAGTGCTTCCTCGTTAGTAGCTGCTCCAGCAAAAACTATTGAGAGCTATGATAGAATGGACTCTATTGATGTTCAGTTAGTGGATATAGATACTAAAGTTTCAGGAATGAATACAAAAGTAACTGGCATCGACACAAAGGTTAGTGATGTTGAAGATAAGCTTGCTTCTTTAGAAACAAAATTAGAACAAGTTAAAGAAAATGCAAAAACAGCTAAAGAAGAATCAGAACAAACTTTAAGTGAAGCTTCTGATGTTAGAATCAGCGTAACGGGACAAGGTGTTGCACCGATGAATACTTCTTCTCCAGCTCAAGCTTATGCACTTGCTAAGCGCGCTGCAACTGCAGATGCTTATAGACTAATAGCTGAAAAAGTTAAGGGCGTTCGTATTGATGGTCAAGACTTAATCAAAAATATGATGGTTAAAAGATCAACTGTTCGTACTTCTGTAAAAGCAATGGTTAGAAATGCAAATGTTGTTGAAACAACTTTTAAAGATGGTTTATGCGAAGTAGAGATGGAAATCGTTCTATCACACGCGCAATTTGCTCACTAA